One Pyrus communis chromosome 4, drPyrComm1.1, whole genome shotgun sequence genomic region harbors:
- the LOC137730641 gene encoding cytochrome P450 78A5-like, translating into MSVENHLLFIPRSVLHSSVLGFEAFACFLLLTAVCAFCLAPGGFAWALCKVRAFRAIPGPTGYPFIGSLTVFTGLTRHRVLAKMAKSFKAESLMSFSVGLTRFVIASRPETAKEMLNSTAFANRPVNETAYELLFHRAMGFAPYGDYWRNLRRIAATHLFSPKRVVGSEVFRREIGMKMVEELKRLMTENGEVHVKRVLHFGSLNNVMMTVFGRCYEFDKGGDGLELESLVTEGYELLGVFNWSNHFPFLGWLDLQGVRKRSRNLVLKVNVFVGKMIEEHRLERVKGDNFEKEKVGDFVDVLLDLEEDDKLSDSDMIAVLWEMIFRGTDTVAILLEWILARMVLHPEIQSKAQSEIDAVVGSTRTVQGSDIPNLPYLQAIVKECLRVHPPGPLLSWARIAIHDVYVGDNFVPAGTSAMVNMWAITHDDNVWTEPEKFSPERFMAEDVSIMGTDLRLAPFGSGRRVCPGKALGLATVQLWLAQLLQNFTWVASENCDVDLSECLKLSMEMKSPLVCKVVPRLV; encoded by the exons ATGTCTGTCGAAAATCACCTCCTCTTTATACCCAGGTCGGTTCTTCACTCCTCCGTTCTTGGTTTCGAGGCATTTGCCTGTTTTCTTCTCCTCACGGCGGTCTGCGCCTTCTGCCTCGCTCCCGGCGGTTTCGCCTGGGCTCTCTGCAAGGTCCGAGCTTTCCGGGCCATTCCGGGTCCAACTGGCTACCCGTTCATTGGGTCGCTCACGGTTTTCACTGGGTTAACTCGTCACCGTGTGCTCGCCAAGATGGCTAAGAGCTTCAAGGCCGAATCTTTGATGTCTTTCTCTGTAGGTTTGACCCGGTTTGTGATCGCAAGCCGCCCGGAGACGGCTAAAGAGATGCTGAACAGCACAGCTTTCGCTAACCGCCCCGTGAACGAGACGGCCTACGAGCTTCTTTTCCACAGAGCAATGGGGTTCGCGCCGTACGGAGATTACTGGAGGAATCTGAGGAGGATTGCGGCGACCCATTTGTTCAGTCCTAAGAGGGTGGTCGGCTCCGAGGTTTTCCGACGTGAAATAGGGATGAAAATGGTGGAGGAGCTAAAGCGTTTGATGACGGAGAACGGCGAGGTTCACGTGAAAAGGGTGCTCCATTTTGGTTCTCTCAACAACGTTATGATGACAGTTTTTGGGCGATGCTACGAGTTCGACAAGGGCGGAGATGGGCTGGAGCTCGAGAGTCTGGTGACTGAAGGGTATGAGCTACTCGGAGTTTTTAACTGGAGCaaccattttcctttcttgggtTGGTTGGATTTGCAGGGTGTAAGGAAGAGGAGTAGAAATTTGGTTTTGAAAGTGAATGTTTTCGTTGGAAAGATGATCGAAGAGCATCGGCTGGAGAGGGTTAAAGGTGacaactttgagaaggaaaaagttGGAGATTTTGTTGATGTTCTGCTTGATTTGGAGGAAGATGACAAACTCAGCGATTCTGACATGATTGCTGTGCTTTGG GAGATGATATTTAGAGGAACAGACACAGTGGCAATTCTACTCGAATGGATCCTTGCAAGAATGGTGTTGCACCCAGAAATCCAGTCCAAAGCTCAGTCTGAAATCGACGCCGTGGTAGGCTCCACGAGAACCGTCCAGGGTTCGGATATTCCCAACCTGCCTTACCTCCAAGCCATTGTGAAGGAGTGCCTGAGGGTGCACCCACCAGGCCCTCTCCTATCCTGGGCTCGCATTGCCATCCATGATGTCTACGTGGGGGATAACTTTGTCCCGGCTGGAACATCTGCCATGGTGAACATGTGGGCAATCACACACGATGACAATGTTTGGACTGAACCGGAGAAGTTCAGTCCGGAGCGATTCATGGCGGAGGATGTGAGCATCATGGGGACTGATCTGAGGCTGGCGCCTTTCGGTTCCGGGAGGAGGGTTTGTCCCGGGAAAGCATTGGGATTGGCCACCGTCCAGCTCTGGCTTGCTCAGCTGCTGCAGAACTTTACCTGGGTTGCTTCGGAGAATTGTGACGTGGACTTGTCGGAGTGTTTGAAGCTTTCGATGGAGATGAAGAGCCCGTTGGTCTGCAAGGTGGTTCCTAGGCTTGTTTGA
- the LOC137731837 gene encoding serine/threonine-protein kinase 1-like, with the protein MDPILTTRRTRKIPPKPDYSTVVIHDDDDSESDRQSKHKSSDLEPDLYATMVYKGNADEDEDEDDDASLPPLLKRLPKDFGGGPSIDYFDDEEEDDNGGDFGTMIIKPDRNRTTRRSRDFKRASFDDDGDGSGFSTFVVRPSSERESVSGTVVRRTSSGAGSTMSRAVASMQASSELGVGKQRRGSGSSHGEEYRQTTKMSSSSIPDSVTREDPTVKYELLNELGKGSYGAVYKARDIKTSELVAIKVISLSQGEEGYEEICGEIEMLQQCNHPNVVRYLGSYQGEEYLWIVMEYCGGGSIADLINATEDALEEYQIAYICREALKGLAYLHSIFKVHRDIKGGNILLTEQGDVKLGDFGVAAQLTRTMSKRNTFIGTPHWMAPEVIQESRYDGKVDVWALGVSAIEMAEGLPPRSSVHPMRVLFMISLEPAPMLEDKEKWSLVFHDFVAKCLTKEPRLRPTASEMLKHKFIEKCQCGPSVMLTKIEKARQARASMALQAQHIAPPEQDSTIEAPKVNEDYGDTVPSRPLQVENEVSSGNFGTFIIHEGDEKDEISSETKSFSVKEPSPAPGLPGSASNADAGGKLPEPREENSSSITKNSIPVTHTLQASEQSIKTKGISQVQVGDPSGISSGTVKNETVSRKAFAMQDKLWSIYAAGNTVPIPFLRATDISPIALLSDTVLGSIHQDNSGTVAMEALQELFTGDGQSKKGRRAQNEIPLPPSVYKRLFTSSTLMNLAQALAYHKMCYEDMPLQEMQATQEQQTIQNLCDTLRTILRL; encoded by the exons ATGGATCCGATCCTCACCACTCGCCGGACCCGAAAAATCCCACCCAAACCCGATTACTCAACGGTAGTCATCCACGACGACGATGACTCCGAGTCCGATCGACAGAGCAAGCACAAGAGCTCTGACCTGGAACCCGACCTGTACGCCACCATGGTCTATAAGGGTAATGCCGACGAAGACGAAGACGAAGACGACGACGCCTCTCTCCCTCCGCTCCTCAAACGCCTCCCGAAGGACTTCGGCGGCGGACCCTCAATCGATTACTTtgacgacgaagaggaagacgaCAACGGCGGCGATTTCGGCACAATGATCATCAAGCCCGATCGAAACCGGACCACGAGGAGGTCGCGCGACTTCAAGCGGGCGTCGTTCGACGATGACGGAGACGGCAGTGGGTTCTCGACATTTGTGGTGAGGCCGTCGAGTGAGAGAGAGTCGGTCAGCGGGACCGTGGTGAGGAGGACGAGCAGTGGCGCTGGTTCGACAATGAGTAGGGCAGTGGCGAGTATGCAGGCCTCGTCGGAGTTAGGAGTTGGGAAGCAGAGGAGGGGCAGTGGGTCGTCGCACGGAGAAGAGTATCGGCAAACCACTAAAATGTCGTCGAGTTCGATACCAGATAGCGTTACCAGAGAAGATCCAACTGTAAAGTACGAGCTGCTCAATGAGCTTG GGAAGGGGTCGTATGGCGCTGTTTATAAAGCTAGGGATATTAAGACGTCGGAGCTGGTGGCCATCAAAGTCATTTCATTGTCTCAAGGG GAAGAGGGGTATGAAGAAATTTGCGGAGAAATCGAGATGCTGCAACAATGTAACCATCCGAATGTGGTTCGGTACCTGGGAAGCTACCAAGGAGAAGAGTATCTTTGG ATTGTGATGGAGTACTGTGGTGGTGGTAGTATTGCCGACTTGATCAATGCTACCGAGGATGCTCTGGAGGAGTATCAAATAGCCTACATTTGTAGGGAAGCGTTGAAG GGCCTTGCTTATCTGCACTCAATTTTCAAGGTCCACAGAGATATTAAGGGTGGTAATATTCTGTTAACTGAACAAGGAGATGTCAAGTTGG GTGATTTTGGTGTTGCAGCTCAACTTACAAGAACCATGTCAAAGCGCAACACG TTCATTGGCACTCCACATTGGATGGCTCCAGAAGTTATTCAGGAAAGTCGCTATGATGGAAAG GTGGATGTATGGGCTCTTGGTGTTTCTGCAATTGAAATGGCAGAG GGGCTCCCTCCAAGATCTTCAGTGCATCCAATGAGg GTTTTATTCATGATATCCCTTGAGCCAGCCCCGATGCTTGAGGATAAAGAAAAATG GTCTCTTGTGTTTCATGATTTTGTGGCAAAGTGCCTAACTAAAGAACCTCGTCTACGCCCTACTGCATCTGAGATGCTGAAG CACAAGTTCATTGAAAAATGCCAATGTGGTCCCTCTGTAATGTTGACAAAGATTGAAAAGGCAAGGCAAGCAAGGGCTTCAATGGCTTTGCAAGCACAACATATTGCTCCACCTGAACAGGATAGT ACAATTGAAGCTCCCAAAGTCAATGAGGATTATGGAGATACTGTTCCTTCAAGGCCACTTCAAGTGGAAAATGAAGTTTCTTCAG GTAACTTTGGCACCTTTATTATTCACGAGGGGGATGAAAAAGATGAGATCTCTAGTGAGACAAAGAGTTTTAGTGTCAAAGAACCTTCACCTGCTCCTGGACTTCCTGGAAGCGCCTCCAATGCTGATGCAGGAGGCAAATTACCCGAACCCAG GGAGGAAAATTCAAGTAGTATTACCAAAAACAGCATTCCAGTTACGCACACTCTACAAGCATCTGAGCAGAGCATAAAGACAAAAGGCATATCTCAAGTCCAGGTTGGAGATCCAAGCGGTATAAGCAGTGGCACAGTGAAGAATGAAACTGTCAGCCGGAAGGCTTTCGCAATGCAAGATAAG CTATGGTCCATATATGCAGCTGGTAATACAGTGCCTATTCCATTTTTGAGGGCAACCGATATATCCCCCATTGCTCTTTTATCAGACACTGTTCTTGGAAGCATTCATCAGGATAATAGTGGAACTGTAGCCATGGAGGCACTACAAGAGCTTTTTACTGGTGATGGACAGTCTAAGAAGGGACGAAGAGCGCAAAACGAG ATTCCCCTCCCTCCAAGTGTTTACAAAAGGCTCTTTACAAGTTCAACTCTAATGAATCTGGCACAAGCATTAGCCTACCACAAGAT GTGCTATGAAGATATGCCGCTTCAAGAAATGCAAGCAACTCAGGAGCAACAGACTATTCAAAATCTTTGTGATACACTAAGAACCATTCTTCGATTGTAG
- the LOC137731106 gene encoding probable 6-phosphogluconolactonase 1, with translation MAISGVRKDRELRIHESLDELSTDLADYIAELSEASVKERGVFAIALSGGSLIGLMGKLCEAPYNKTVDWAKWYIFWADERVVAKSHVDSNYKLAKDRLLSKVPIIPSHVHSINDSVSAEEAADDYEFVIRQLVKSRVISVSDISDCPKFDLILLGMGPDGHVASLFPNHSVLEKKDEWVTFITDSPKPPPERITFTLPVINSASNVAIVATGDSKAEAAHMAVDDMGSDLPPVPAAIVQPLKGKLVWFLDKAAASKLDDGTQVSA, from the exons ATGGCAATTTCCGGGGTTCGAAAAGATAGAGAGTTGAGGATTCATGAAAGTTTGGATGAGCTGAGCACTGATTTGGCAGACTACATTGCTGAGCTATCAGAGGCATCCGTGAAGGAGCGCGGCGTCTTTGCAATTGCATTATCTGGTGGTTCTCTCATTGGCTTAATGGG GAAACTGTGTGAAGCTCCTTATAACAAGACTGTAGATTGGGCCAAATGGTATATATTTTGGGCAGACGAGCGTGTTGTGGCGAAAAGTCATGTCGATAGCAACTACAAGCTTGCGAAAGATCGCCTTTTGTCCAAG GTACCTATAATTCCCAGTCATGTGCATTCTATTAATGATTCAGTGTCAGCAGAGGAGGCTGCTGATGACTATGAGTTTGTCATTCGCCAGTTAGTGAAATCTCGTGTGATCAGCGTGTCTGATATAAGTGACTGCCCCAAGTTTGACCTAATCCTCCTGGGAATGGGTCCTGATGGGCACGTCGCCTCACTATTCCCTAACCACTCGGTGCTGGAGAAGAAAGATGAATGGGTAACTTTTATAACTGACTCCCCCAAACCTCCACCCGAGAGAATCACGTTCACTCTGCCAGTCATCAACTCGGCATCCAATGTGGCGATAGTCGCAACAGGTGACAGCAAAGCAGAGGCTGCGCACATGGCAGTCGACGACATGGGATCTGACCTCCCTCCAGTGCCGGCTGCAATTGTCCAGCCACTGAAAGGGAAGTTGGTGTGGTTTTTGGACAAGGCAGCTGCCTCAAAACTTGATGACGGTACTCAAGTCTCCGCATAG
- the LOC137731394 gene encoding protein SPIRAL1-like 1 → MGRGVSSGGGQSSLNYLFGSGEAPKPAANNAQAAPVPNEGRAVSNEPASKPTAPAPPPEPVDITKAIPAGIHSTSTNNYMRADGQNTGNFITDRPSTKVHAAPGGGSSLGYLFGGPGGN, encoded by the exons ATGGGTCGCGGAGTTAGCAGCGGTGGGGGTCAGAGTTCTTTGAACTATCTTTTTGGGAGTGGAGAGGCGCCAAAACCGGCTGCCAACAATGCTCAAGCTGCGCCAGTTCCAAATGAAGGGAGGGCTGTGAGCAATGAGCCTGCTTCCAAGCCTACTGCTCCTGCTCCTCCTCCTGAACCAGTTGATATCACCAAGGCTATTCCTGCTGGTATCCATAGCACCTCTACAAACAACTACATGCGTGCAGATGGCCAGAACACCGGAAACTTCATTACT GACCGACCCTCGACCAAGGTCCATGCTGCCCCAGGTGGTGGATCTTCTCTGGGTTACCTCTTCGGTGGACCAGGTGGTAACTGA